The segment GATACGCTGACGACCGGCGATCGGAAGGTCGTCGTGGCTGGTCAGCAACGGCAGGAGAGCGGGGGCAGGGTAATGAGCGACGACAGCGGGTGCGACGACGACGGTTCCGACAGCGGGTCCGCGACGCGCGGTGGTGGCGGGTCGGGGAGCTTTCCGGACCTGAGTGTCCTGCGGAGGGCGATGCGCTGGGAGACGTTCGCGCTGTTGGCGGTCTTGTTGATCCTCGTGACGCTGGCCTCGTAGCACGAGCGGGACGCGGCGGGATTCCTGAACTCCGGTTGATCTCTTGGGAGTCGAGTCGTTGCCTGCTGTCCCGTCGGAGTGTCCAGGGCGCGCCGCGCAGCGCCACACCCCCCGAACGCCCCGTCCGATTTCCGCCAGCGCCGCCGTCTGACCTGCTGCACAGTGGACCCTGTGATGAACGAGGACAGCAGGTACGAGGCGGTGCGCAGCAGGGACGCCCGATTCGACGGCGCCTTCTTCTTCGCGGTGTCCACGACCGGGATCTACTGCCGGCCGAGCTGTCCCGCCACCACGCCCCGGCGCCGGAATGTCGCCTTCTTCCCGACCGCCGCGGCCGCCCAGGGCTCCGGATTCCGCGCCTGCCGGCGCTGCCGCCCGGATGCGGTGCCCGGCTCGGCGGAGTGGAACGCCCGCGCCGATGTCGTCGGACGGGCGATGCGGCTGATCAGCGAGGGTGTGGTCGACCGGGAAGGAGTCGCCGGGCTGGCGGCCCGGCTCGGCTACAGCGCCCGGCAGGTCCAGCGGCAGCTGAACGCCGAGCTGGGCGCCGGACCGGTGGCCCTGGCGCGGGCACAGCGCGCCCACACCGCCCGGGTTCTGCTCCAGACCACCGCACTCCAGGCGGCCGAGATCGCCTTCGCGGCGGGCTTCGCCAGCGTGCGGCAGTTCAACGACACCATCAAGGAGATCTACGCGCTCACCCCGAGCGAGCTGCGTGCCGCCCGCCCCGGTAAGGGAACCCGCTTCGGCCCGGTGGCACCGCCCAGCACGCCCGGGGTGCTGCCGCTGCGGCTCGCCTTCCGCGGGCCGTATGCGGCGCGGCAGCTCTTCGACCACCTCCAGCGGCGCGCGGTCACCGGTATCGAGGAGGTCAGCGGCGAGCCCGGAGCCCGTACCTACCGGCGGACCCTGCGGCTGCCGCACGGCGCCGGCATCGCCGAGGTCGACGAGGCGGCCGGCGACGGCTGGCTGGACTGCCGGCTGCACCTGTCCGAGCTGCGGGACCTCACCACCGCGAGCCAGCGGGTGCGCCGCCTCTTCGATCTGGACGCCGACCCGTACGCGGTCGCCGAACGGCTGCGCGCGGATGACGTACTGGCGCGGCTGGTGGACCGGCACCCCGGTCTGCGCTCCC is part of the Streptomyces platensis genome and harbors:
- a CDS encoding AlkA N-terminal domain-containing protein, with the translated sequence MNEDSRYEAVRSRDARFDGAFFFAVSTTGIYCRPSCPATTPRRRNVAFFPTAAAAQGSGFRACRRCRPDAVPGSAEWNARADVVGRAMRLISEGVVDREGVAGLAARLGYSARQVQRQLNAELGAGPVALARAQRAHTARVLLQTTALQAAEIAFAAGFASVRQFNDTIKEIYALTPSELRAARPGKGTRFGPVAPPSTPGVLPLRLAFRGPYAARQLFDHLQRRAVTGIEEVSGEPGARTYRRTLRLPHGAGIAEVDEAAGDGWLDCRLHLSELRDLTTASQRVRRLFDLDADPYAVAERLRADDVLARLVDRHPGLRSPGAPAPDELAVRAVLGQQVSVAAGRTLGGALVAAYGESLPEPAGALTHLFPRPDDLAQAALTELGMPESRRATLRTLSTALVDGTVVLDAGADRDETERALLGLRGIGPWTAGYIRMRALGDPDVLLTGDVAVLAGMRRAGAPTAGLRERANAWRPWRSYAMHHFWNAPVTEPAGPRPTTTESTGP